The following proteins are encoded in a genomic region of Gemmatimonadota bacterium:
- a CDS encoding HAMP domain-containing sensor histidine kinase, protein MDSSQPGRRAKGPRAVVLLLVLVVAGAGALAWTAIGADRAQRAAAEATVSDYADFAAFILASESEARLRQAFLYSYYREDLAWERSGALMPPAGFAADMQEMGRCADAYADGERWFARLDLPGREVVLEGAPGAAVRVWLADTLPALVAAEAPDQPEAGHVIDVVDGERRVVSYRVRRDGASGEPLAVYALSSCFRDRDGPVVASAMAAGPMLPPSLVGEAPADSLVSVRFLDPLGGVLFQTAAAYRSEYVGRAELPGAGVFGGATLEVTLRPDVAEKLVRGGLPLYSRAPVAIALLLATIGLVVVAAMLLVRSIRLVRLRERFVADVSHELRTPLQQVLLFSQLLRIGQVRNAEERSRFLAIIEREALRLIALVERVMEFARSRNGVRGASDDEVADVSQVLRDTVTGLEPLLAERSARVSLSLADDARALAAPDAVHQIALNLLDNALKYGPRGQVISVRVDVGPDVTLEVGDRGPGVPAEDRERIWEPFYRLERESREARSGSGIGLAVVRELAGRSGATVDVRDGETGGAVFRVRFRRAQENPSAGSAAAAGPPDAEDATARSTVGAP, encoded by the coding sequence TGGTGGCCGGCGCCGGAGCGCTGGCGTGGACCGCCATCGGGGCGGACCGCGCGCAGCGCGCGGCGGCCGAAGCCACCGTGTCCGACTACGCCGATTTCGCCGCGTTCATCCTGGCCAGCGAGAGCGAGGCCAGGCTGCGTCAGGCGTTCCTGTACTCGTACTACAGGGAGGATCTGGCGTGGGAGCGGAGCGGCGCCCTGATGCCGCCCGCCGGATTCGCCGCGGATATGCAGGAGATGGGGCGGTGCGCCGACGCGTACGCGGACGGAGAGCGCTGGTTCGCGCGGCTGGATCTGCCCGGACGGGAAGTGGTCCTGGAGGGCGCGCCGGGCGCAGCCGTGCGCGTCTGGCTGGCGGATACGCTCCCCGCCCTGGTCGCCGCGGAGGCCCCGGACCAGCCCGAAGCGGGCCACGTCATCGACGTCGTGGACGGCGAGCGTCGGGTCGTATCGTACCGCGTGAGGCGCGACGGCGCCTCGGGCGAACCCCTGGCCGTTTACGCGCTGTCGAGTTGCTTCCGGGACCGCGACGGGCCGGTCGTGGCTTCCGCCATGGCCGCCGGCCCCATGCTGCCGCCCAGCCTCGTGGGCGAGGCGCCGGCGGACTCCCTCGTGTCGGTGCGCTTCCTCGACCCGCTCGGCGGCGTCCTGTTCCAGACCGCGGCGGCCTACCGGTCGGAGTACGTGGGGCGCGCCGAGCTGCCCGGAGCGGGTGTGTTCGGCGGCGCGACGCTGGAGGTGACGTTGCGGCCCGACGTGGCCGAGAAGCTGGTGCGGGGCGGCCTGCCGCTGTACTCGCGGGCCCCGGTGGCCATCGCGCTGCTGCTGGCTACCATCGGCCTGGTCGTGGTCGCGGCCATGCTGCTGGTCCGCTCGATCCGGCTCGTGCGTCTGCGCGAGCGGTTCGTGGCGGACGTATCGCACGAGCTGCGCACGCCTCTGCAGCAGGTGCTCCTGTTCTCGCAGCTCCTGCGCATCGGCCAGGTGCGAAACGCCGAGGAGCGCAGCCGGTTTCTGGCGATCATCGAGCGCGAGGCGCTGCGACTGATCGCGCTGGTGGAGCGCGTCATGGAATTCGCGCGCTCGCGCAACGGCGTGCGGGGGGCGAGCGATGACGAGGTGGCGGACGTCAGCCAGGTCCTGAGGGATACGGTCACCGGGCTGGAGCCGCTGCTGGCAGAGCGCAGCGCGCGCGTCTCGCTGAGTCTGGCAGACGACGCCCGCGCCTTGGCGGCCCCCGACGCCGTGCACCAGATCGCGCTCAATCTGCTCGACAACGCATTGAAGTACGGCCCCAGGGGTCAGGTGATCTCGGTCAGGGTGGACGTTGGGCCGGACGTCACCCTCGAGGTGGGCGACCGCGGCCCCGGCGTCCCCGCGGAGGACCGCGAGCGCATCTGGGAGCCGTTCTACCGACTGGAGCGGGAAAGCCGCGAGGCGCGGTCGGGGAGCGGCATCGGCCTGGCGGTCGTACGCGAACTGGCGGGCCGCTCGGGCGCCACCGTCGACGTCCGCGACGGCGAGACCGGCGGGGCCGTGTTCCGGGTGCGCTTCCGAAGGGCGCAGGAGA